GAGCAGAAGCTCGATACCTGGCCTATGTTGTTTATGCGGATGGAGTTGGAGACGCCTCACCCCCCAACCCCCTCTGCTTAAGGAGAGGGGGAGGAGCGAAGCGGAGGGGGTGAGGTTACTCCGCAGCCGGAGTTTGCAATTGCACGTAATTCTGCAGGCCCATGCGTTCGATCAGGCCCAGCTGGGTTTCGATGAAGTCGACATGGCCTTCTTCTGATTCGAGAATGTCGGCGAAAACCTTGCGCGTGACGTAGTCATTGACCGTCTCGCAATACGAAATAGCTGCTTTCAGCTGCGGCAACACATCGAGCTCGAGCGCGAGGTCGGCTTTGAGTATTTCTTCAACTGTTTCGCCGATGCGCAGTCGCCCGAGGTCTTGCAGGTTGGGCAGGCCTTCGAGAAACAGAATGCGCTCGATAATTGTGTCTGCGTGCTTCATCTCGTCGATCGATTCTTTGTGCTCGTAAGAGGCTAGTTTTTCCATGCCCCAGTTCTTGAGAATCTTGGCATGTAGAAAATACTGATTAATGGCAGTGAGTTCGTTCTTTAAATGGGAGTTCAGCAGTTCGATGACCTTTTTGTCGCCTTTCATGCTGCTAACCTCAGAAGCGTTGCGGCCCTGAACAGAAAAAAGTGGATTCTGCCCCCGCATCTGCGACTGAGAATTGCCTTCAAATAACGAGGCTGCGCGGCAGGTCGCAAAACGACGAATTTCAAATAAAGCGACCTGTCGCGCAGCCCGAGGGGCGAAAAAGGTATCAAAGAAACGACATAACTCCACGATAATTAGAAGGTGGAGTACATAGCATTCTTGTTTCTCGGAATCGGCGTATTGCTGGTCGCCGCCGGCATCATGTTGCAGGCGAACGAAAGGCAGCGCGGCAGCCTGTCGCCCCTCGAGGCCTACGCCCGGCCGACAGAATCTACGGCGCCAGAACGCATGAGCATGCTGAAAACCACGCTGACCTCGCAAGACCTGGCGCCCAAAGTGGCCTCGACAGTAGTCTCACACGCAGCACCGGTTCAGCAGACGGTGCCCGGGCCGTTTCAGTTTGTGCAGGATGCACCCGCAGAGCCCACCTCGCCACCAACCCCTTCAGTCGCGGTGAGCGTCGGCAAAGCCAACCCAAGGCTTTTTGAAAAGTTCGCATATCTTTATCTGGATTCGAGTGCACGCAATATTTATGACGGAACCGGTTCGGTTGCATCGTTTGATCTCAGCGAAGTGAATGGCATTCGCCGCTTCGGCCGGGGAGTGTTTTCGTATGATGGTTTTGGCTTCTATTTTGACCACAACAGCGGGCAGGAGAGATTTCCATTACAAAACCTGAAGACTATCGGATTTTACCCCAACTGTATTGCTTTGACGTTTCGCACGAATCAGCCCGTTGCTTTACTGTTCATGGAAGAAACAGAAAGCATCCGTAAGGTACTGGAAACTTTCAGAACCGAGGTTGGTTAAAAACCGCCCGTTAGGGCGTTTCATCAGAGCATGCGGTCTTATGATTTCAGCGCGCACAATAAAACTGTAAAACGGGATAAAAGCCGTTACTTCAGCTATGCTTTTATTATCTTGCTTGTTGCTGCGCTGGCAGCGTTTATCTACTATGTCGTTCTGAACTCCCCCCGTATTCTTTATTACTTCAGGGAAAACAAGTATTCAGAAATTGAGCGGCTGCACGCTCAGGCGATTGAGGCGCTGCCGGTGAGCGTCAAAAAGGCAAAAGACACCCTGACGCAGGGCGATGTGGCAGATTTTCTGGATCTTTCGCGGTCGTTGCAGAAAGACCACCGCGAAGACCCGATTCTGCATTTTCACGAGGCGACGCTCCTGGACGAGATTCTGCGCCGCCAGATTGCAGAGCAGAACCAGGCTTTACTTGCGCTGCTGTTTCGGGATTTTATCGGCAGACCGCAGTTTTCGGCAGCGTTCGACCAGGAAATCTGGCAGCGCGCGCTATTGACGGGCCGGCGGGCGCGGGCACTGGGTTTACCCGAAGTACTCTCGCAAAAACTCGCAGAAGCTGAAGTCGACGTCTATCTTCTGGGCGGCAAACCGTGGTGGGAAAGCGCGCAACAGCTGGTGCAGCCGAATTCACCGGCGAAAAAGCTGCCAGCCTGGCACCTGATGCAGGCAGGCCTTAACCGGGAAACTCCTGATTTTGAGCTGATCAAGACGGCGTATGGTGCGAGCCTCGCTACCTTTGCCAAGGGCGTCTATTATACGCGCTCCGGCAATTCGCCCCTCGGCATTTCAAGTTTTCGCGACCTGGCCAAGAGCGAAACTGATGCGTTCGCGCGCGATCATGCACTTTATGCGCTGGCTCACCTCAGTGCCCGCGATAAGCGCATTCGCGACCAGCTTTCATACCTCAGGCAGATTCGCTTCGCTGAATTTGCGCCCGAATACCCGCACTTTGTGGGGGAATACAATTATCTGCTGCGCTTCTTGGGTTCCAAGTCAGAGGCCGACCAGATGATGAAGGCGTGGGAAGACCTGAAGGCGTCGGCGCCAAAAAATTAACGAAATCCTTCGTACAAAACCTGGCATCAGCTGAGCCAACCCGGGCAAATTCAGTTGACCGACGCCGCGCCACCTGCTGACTGGGGTATGGATATTCTTTCGAATCCTTATCTGAACGTGCTCTTTAATGCGCTCATCAGCGGCGGGGCGTTTCTCTGTTTTGTGCTGGGGCTCGCGACGCTGGCGCTGAAATATCCGCGGCGCTCAGTGCCCTACCTGACGCTGCTCTGCTTCGTGATGGGTGTCACGCAGCTCTATGCATGGTTTAACCTCAATACAATATTCTTCAAAGTGCAGTGGGTGAACTATATTTTCGTAGGGGCAAACTTTCTGATTGGCCCGGGGGTTTACTATTTTTACAAAGCCACCGGTGATGAAAAATTTCAGGCTAACCGGCGCACGCAACTCGCGTTTCTGCCGGGATTATTCGTGCTGATTCTGATTCCCCTCATCAACCTCGTTGCGCCTCAGGTTATGCCGCGCGATCCGC
The sequence above is a segment of the Turneriella parva DSM 21527 genome. Coding sequences within it:
- the bfr gene encoding bacterioferritin encodes the protein MKGDKKVIELLNSHLKNELTAINQYFLHAKILKNWGMEKLASYEHKESIDEMKHADTIIERILFLEGLPNLQDLGRLRIGETVEEILKADLALELDVLPQLKAAISYCETVNDYVTRKVFADILESEEGHVDFIETQLGLIERMGLQNYVQLQTPAAE